In the Chryseobacterium sp. MYb264 genome, one interval contains:
- a CDS encoding ferredoxin codes for MSDINIKITDREGVTHDVVAPTDMSMNLMEIIRSYELAEEGTIGVCGGMAMCASCQVYVVNDPGLEPMGDEEDAMLAEAFHVKDNSRLGCQLHMVMEMEGLEVEIAPYP; via the coding sequence ATGAGCGATATAAATATAAAGATCACCGATAGGGAAGGGGTGACTCATGATGTGGTAGCACCTACGGATATGTCCATGAATTTAATGGAAATCATCCGTTCGTATGAATTAGCAGAAGAAGGAACTATCGGAGTTTGTGGAGGAATGGCGATGTGCGCTTCTTGTCAGGTTTACGTGGTAAACGATCCGGGTCTTGAGCCTATGGGCGATGAAGAAGATGCAATGCTTGCCGAAGCTTTCCATGTAAAAGATAACAGCAGATTGGGTTGCCAACTGCACATGGTAATGGAAATGGAAGGTCTTGAAGTAGAAATTGCTCCTTATCCTTAG